The window TTCATCAGGATTACACAGGCAAGGCAAAGGACAAGGCCCTTGCTTATGCATTGGCGTTAGGCGGCGCAAGAGCAGGCGTGTTGGAGACAACCTTTAAGGTTGAGACAGAGACAGACCTTTTTGGTGAGCAGGCTGTATTGTGCGGAGGCGTTTGCGCACTGATGAAGGCAGGCTTTGAAACTCTGGTAGAAGCCGGATATGCTCCTGAGAATGCTTATTTCGAATGTATTCATGAGATGAAGCTGATCGTGGACCTGATTTTTGAAAGCGGCTTTGCAGGAATGAGATATTCCGTTTCCAATACTGCCGAATACGGTGATTATATCACAGGACCAAAGATCATTACCGACGAGACAAAGAAGGCAATGAAGCAGGTTCTTGCAGATATTCAGGATGGAACCTTTGCCAAGGACTGGCTGTTGGAGAACCAGGTGGGTTGTGCTCACTTTAATGCTGTTAGAAAAAAAGAGGCTTCTCACCAGTTGGAAAAGGTAGGAAGCGAGCTTCGTAAGCTGTACAGCTGGAATGACGGCGGAAAGCTGATCGATAACTAAGATTTTCTTAGCTGCGGGCGATAGCCCATATATATAGAAGAAACCCGGAAAAAGGATTGCCTTTTTCCGGGTTTCTTCTATAATATATGGAAACTCCTATGGCAGCTAAGCAGCCGCGCTTTGGTACGGGAGTCTGCAATGCAGATTCTTTATTTAGTCGGGATCCCAGCGTCTCTCATGGCTTCAAAAAAATTTTCCATAGCAGTGGACATTCCGCTGGGGTTATAAGCAAACCCAATGGTCCTCTTCCTGATGGCCATTTCCATGGGAATCTGGATCAAATCTCCCCTGTCCAGTTCTTCCTGGACAAATTCCTTGATCACACACCCGATCCCCAGCCCGATTTTTGCGAATTCAATCAGCAGATCCATGGTGGTGACTTCCAAAAGCTGGTTTGGAACAATATGGTTTTCATTGAGGTATTCATCAATGTATTTCCTGGTCATGTTGTTTTTATCCAAAAGGAGGATATTCCCTGTCTGAAAAAGGTCTGCATCCGGACCTTCCCTCAAATACAGGTTATCCAGATAGGATTTGGTTGCAACAAAAATATCCTGAATATCCATAACCGGCTTAAATAAAAGAGGGCGCCGGTTGGTAGGCTCTGCAATCAGTCCCAGATCAATCCGCTGCTGCTCCAGCATGATGAT of the Lacrimispora indolis DSM 755 genome contains:
- a CDS encoding LysR family transcriptional regulator, which gives rise to MDQNLSQYKIFYEVAKAGNISKAAKELYISQPAISKSISKLEDSLEVALFTRNSRGVQLTEEGKLLYNHTKAAFEELNRGELELKRVKDFNIGHLRIGVSNTLCKYILLPYLKGFIEKYPHIKITIESQSTSHTIIMLEQQRIDLGLIAEPTNRRPLLFKPVMDIQDIFVATKSYLDNLYLREGPDADLFQTGNILLLDKNNMTRKYIDEYLNENHIVPNQLLEVTTMDLLIEFAKIGLGIGCVIKEFVQEELDRGDLIQIPMEMAIRKRTIGFAYNPSGMSTAMENFFEAMRDAGIPTK
- the ilvC gene encoding ketol-acid reductoisomerase; translation: MAKIYYQEDCNLSLLEGKTIAVIGYGSQGHAHALNLKESGCDVIVGLYEGSSSWAKAEAQGLAVYTAAEAAKKADIIMILINDEKQAAMYKESVEPNLKDGDMLMFAHGFAIHFGQIVPPKNVDVTMIAPKAPGHTVRNEYLVGRGTPCLVAVHQDYTGKAKDKALAYALALGGARAGVLETTFKVETETDLFGEQAVLCGGVCALMKAGFETLVEAGYAPENAYFECIHEMKLIVDLIFESGFAGMRYSVSNTAEYGDYITGPKIITDETKKAMKQVLADIQDGTFAKDWLLENQVGCAHFNAVRKKEASHQLEKVGSELRKLYSWNDGGKLIDN